From Candidatus Krumholzibacteriia bacterium:
ACGAGGATCCACCGGACCCGGCCGGAGGCTTTGGGAGTGTGCCGTTCCGTCATCACCACATCCTCTCGGGGAATCGGGCGCGCGAGCTAGTCGCCGTGGCCGGTCTCGTCCGGATCCTCGATCCGACCGGTCGGCAGGATCATGATGGAGTGGCTTCCCGCCCGATGCGAGACGTTGAGATCCGCGGGCTGGACCAGTCCCCACGGGAAGACCAGCGGGTTGCCCGAAGCCGTCACGCGAACGGAGCCCCCGTAGTCGCGTCGGCGGATCACACGCGTCGAATCGGCGGCGTCGACCACGCGGTAGCCGGACTCCTCGAAGCTGATGCGAACGGCGCGTCCGGTGGCCTTCGCTCGAGACATGGCCAGACGCAGATCGGACTGCAGGTGGCTCTCGACCTGATCGACGCGGGCACGATCCATGGTTCCGCGGAAACTCGGGACGGCGATCGCGAGGGCGATCCCGAGGATGCCGACGGCGACCATCATCTCGACCAGGGTGAATCCCGTCCGGTCCGCGAGATGCCTCTTCATGGTGTGCTCCCCGGTGTGGTGCGCCTGGTGGGGGCCGCGCGGGCGGTCCGCTCACCGGGGGTGCTGCACGGCGTGTGCCAGAGGAGGGCGGAGGGAAAGCCCGTGCCGGTTCACGGACGTCCGCGGAATCACGTGGCGCCGTCGACCGCCGACGGGAAGCCGTGGCGCGCGTCGCGTCGCACGTTGTCGCTCCACTGCCGCCCGAGGAGGTTCGGCGCCGACCACGGGACCGCGGGTTGCCATGCCGCCCGTTGCCGCTTGCGACGATCCCCGCCCCGGAACGATCTTGGCGCGGCACCCTCCCGCCCACCGAGAAGCATGTCCAGTCACCGCCTCCTCTACGTGCTCCTGTCGATCGTGCTCGTGCTCGGCTGCGGTCGCGAGCGCGACGACCCCCGCCAGCCGGAGCCCGACCCCGGAACCCGGGCCGAGGCCGAGACGGACGTCGTCGAGTCGCGACTGCAGATGGCCCGCGCGCTGCTCGAGGAGGGGCAGGTCGCTTCGGCCCTGGAACAGCTACGCCGGCTGGGAGAGGACCCCTCGCAGCGCGTCGGAGCCGGGCGGGTTCCGGCGTGGACCGACGACATCGTGGAGCGTCTGATCCGGCGCGGTGCGCTGGACGCGGCGGACTCGCTGCTGCGACGGATCGGGCCGCTCGAGGAACGTTCGGTGCGGCAGCAGATCCTGACCGCCAACATGCAGGTCCTCGCCGGAGAGGTCGACCAGGCGGTCGCCACCTACCGTTCGATCGACCCCGACGATCCCGAGAGTCAGGTGC
This genomic window contains:
- a CDS encoding GspH/FimT family pseudopilin — translated: MKRHLADRTGFTLVEMMVAVGILGIALAIAVPSFRGTMDRARVDQVESHLQSDLRLAMSRAKATGRAVRISFEESGYRVVDAADSTRVIRRRDYGGSVRVTASGNPLVFPWGLVQPADLNVSHRAGSHSIMILPTGRIEDPDETGHGD